Genomic segment of Dehalogenimonas alkenigignens:
ACAGGTTTCTTTTCACCTCGTAAATAATAAATATACCGTCTCAAAGCCTCTTCGAATTTTGTCTCTGCCGCAGCAACTAAGTGGTATTGCTCACCAAAAAGCCAATAATGCTTTTCAACTACCGCTTGTATGTGATCTTTTTCATTGGCGTGAAGTGCGGGATTAAAAACAAGTTGCTTTAAGTCTTCAATGGTCCTATAACGATCCTCGATTAGCCGGATAGTGGAAATAATACTTGAGAGCCGAGTCGCTTTTAGGAGATCCGCGAAATCCTTCCTTTCATCAGAATCAAGGCTTACTATTCCTTCGAGAATCTGAAACAACTTGTCTTTTTCATCCGCATCGATAATCAGGTCCAGAAGACCGAACATTGTCTTTTTTTGTTCTTGATTAAGATTAGAAAATATTTTGGGTTCAATCTGAAATATGCCTTTAACCACATTTTTGAGCTCATCTCTTCGGGCTCTCTCCCAAAGATTGTCGGAGTTGCATTTTGGGAACACCTGCTCAGATTCTAGGTCAATAACAAGCTTGTCAGCATATTCTGATAGAAATGGTTTTCGTTTCTTTCTAAGAAGCTTGTCAATTTCTGTCTTTATATATTTGTATTCGTCATCCTTCTTTGAATGCCCAAAGAGCTGGTTTTGGGGTATTGTCTCATCTGTATTAATAATAAAATTGTCGAATAATTCACTTTTAACAAACACACTGTGATAGTAATGATCGGATTTGTTATTCAGCGTTGTCGTTTCTTTGAAAACTTCATTTTCCTTGGAATCGATAAAGTAGTATCTGGAAAATTCGTCATTGATACGGGTATTCCATTGAATATACTTGATTTCAAAGACCAAGCCGGTGGATTGATATGTTTGGCAAAACACACCTTTATCGCCGATAATCGAGCTGTAGTCTAAAGCCTTTCCATTAATACTTAAGCAATAACATTTGGATTGATTTAATTCTAAGAACCACCCAAATTCTCTTTTTAAAAATTCCTTAATATCGGTCTCAAAATTATAGGCGGTTATATTTTTGATACCATCAAACGTAACTGTCGTTCCTGGCAAATCCTCTACTTCTTTAGGGGGCGTCGAATCATAATGGTTTAACTTATTCGCGTTCGTCTCTATCCGGTATTGATAATTATGACCTTCCGATTGGTAGACTGTATCCCATGTGGCTTTGAAGGCAAAATGAAAAAATGTAAGCCGGCCAACGCCGTTTTTCCCATGCACAGCTGACGTAAGCTGCGCCTGCATCGTCGAGGCAAGTTTTTCTGATTCATAAAACGGAACGAATTTCGATGGCAAACGATCATAGGGAATTCCATATCCATTGTCTTTTATCGAAAGAGAAGCAATGTTCCCAATTTCGTTACAAACAAAAGACAAATCTACAGAAGTGGCTTTGGCATCAAAGCCATTCCAAATGAACTCTGCTAACGCTTTACAGTAATTGTAATCGCTCAGGGCTTTTTTAATGCCCGGTACTGTAATCTCAATTTTTGCCATAGCTAAGTCAGTTTTCGGTACATCATGAAACGTAAATGCGGTCATTTTACCTCAAACATGGCTTGATTCCAATTACGCCACTTCTTTTCTTGAGCTTCGGCGTAACGCCTCACCGCCTTTGCCGCCCAATCCCTCCATTTAGCTGCCAGCATGTCTTCACTTCGAGATTGAGCAGCCGCCGGAGGAGACGCCTCCTCCGGCGGTCTTCGCATCTCGTAATCAGCCCTCAGGAGCGCAGCGATAGCGAGCAAGGTAATGTAGTTATTCCACATTGATGATCTTGCCTTTGATGCCGAACATCGTGGAAAAGCCCCAGGCCAATTGCTCGCAGAGTTTATCCACCGGCTCGCCAAGGTCGAGTTTCTCATTCGGGTCCAGGAGATAGAACCTGACCTCGAGCCGGCCTTCCTTCCGGCGCTTGGTGATCTCCATGCCCATATGGCGCCCGACCTCCTGGGCCTGTTCCATTTGCTGCCGGCTGATGCCGGCCATTCCCGGATTAAACATTACATGCCTCCTTTCTGTTGTTCTGTCTCCCAGCCTTCCGGTACGCCACCGCCACCCCGGCCCGGGAACATCTGCTGCTCCATCATGCCCCACACCATGTCCATCACCTTGTCGATCCTTTTGGCGTAGGCCTCATCGACCGTCTTCGGCGGCGGTCCCTTGGGCAACTTCTCCTCGATGTAGCCCAAGACACCGCCGACCGCCTCCTGGGCCGCTTCCCTGGCCATTTCCGAACTGGCGCCCCGGGCCCTGGCCGCCGCGGCATCGAGTTCCTCACGAGAGGCGTTCAGCATCCGAAGAAGCGGCTCGAAGCGTTTGGCTTCGGCTTCAGCCTGCGTCTTTTGGATCTGGGCCAGCTCCATCACAAGAAGCATTGACGACCGGAGCTTCATCATGCCCCGGAGCTCGCATTCCTCTTCGTAGCTGTCGCCCATGTATCGGCGCAGGACCGCCTCCGGGGAGATGACCTCGCTCTGCTTGTACGTCGCCGGCAGGGCGCTTGATTGGGCGTCGGCTGCCGGGATCATCTTGGCCAGTTCCTGGCGGACCGTTCTTTCTTTGAAATGAAGGTCTTTGGTGAGTTGCTCGAAGCTGTAACCCTGGCCCAGGTACTCCCGGATCTCGGCGGCGATGCTTTCTTCATCGACCTTTACTTCCACCTGTTCGGGGGCCTGGTTTTCGCTCATGGGCTGTTCATCCTTATTCACCGGATGGGCGCCCGACGTATGACCGCCGAGGGCCTTAATCGATTTAAACTTCCTGTTGCAGATCTTGCATGTGTACACTTCCTGCCTCCTGTGACCGGCGCCGCGCCGGGTAAAAAGTCAACGAACCATCCTGTGGAACGTACAGGCCGTGACTACAGTGTAAATACCCGCTGTAAATACCCGCCTGTGAATACCCGAAATTGACTTCATATCCCGGATTCTTCTCCCCAGGGGGTCACCCCCTCCCCATCGTCCGGCGAGTCGCCCAGAACTCATTTTGTTCCTCCTTCCAAAAGTAATTTGATTGCCTTTTCTACGCCGAGTTGAGGGGCGAGGCGCGCTACCCTTATGGCATCTCGGACGTTCTGGGTGAGGCCGTCTAGGCGGCCGGCGATCTCTACGGCAAGCTCGGCACTTAAGCCTTCGCATCGCACCAGCACGCCCTGTACCACAGTGAGATATTCCGCCCGGCCGTAAGGAAAGAGCTGCCGGATGGCAAACCGCGACCTCAGCTCCGGCGACAGTTTTTCGCTTCTGTTGGATGCGGCAATCACTCGAATGGGATTACTCAGGTTGAGCTCACGGCCTCTTTTGGCTCGCACCAATCGCCCGCCTTCCATCATAGTGAGAAGCGCCGCGGTGTCGGCGGAGTTCATCTTGTCGATCTCATCAATAAGAAGAATCCCCGGCTCCCGCTCGGCCACCAGGTCCCATAGCCCGGCCTTCGAAGTGGCTGATCCCACTAGCCAGATGGCTTTCTCGCCGCCCGCCCTTTCGATGTCCCACAGAAACAGCGTCTTGGCCAGCGCCGGCGGACCGGTGAGGAGCACGTGCACCGGCTTTTCGGCAAGGAGCGAGGCCCTCAGAAGCTCTTTTACGCCGTCATGGCCGATGATGTCCCCGAAAAGAGAGTCGGTCTCGGCTGGTTTTGGCTCCTGGCGCGTCTGGGGCGGTGCGTTTTCGGCTGAAAGAAGGCTTCTGCCCATTTCGCTCAACCGGTAACCGGTATGGGAGTTGGAGCGGAAGACGTTTTCGAGGTAGCCGTCCTTGAAAAGCCGGGAGAGCGTCGCTGGCCAGATGCGGACCTGCCGCCAGCCCCAGCCGATGCGGTAGTCCTTGTCCATGTCGACCGAGTCTTCAAACCGTGCGATCTCCGAAAGCAACTCCAGGGTGTTGTCGTCCTTCATCGCTACCACCTCCTTTCGGCGGAGATTTTCTTGAAGGCCTCCGTTACCATTTGCGTCAGATACTCGGTACCCTTGATGCCGGCGGTGTCTGGATGGAGCTTCCGCAGAAGATCGAGATAACGCCGCCTCACCTGCTCTTGCGGCATAGACCGGTCGCAACCGAGAATGCGGTAGGGGTCGAAAGCCGGCTGAGGGGGCGGCACAACTCTTTCAGCCGCCGAAATGTCCATCCCGAGCCTCTGGGCGAAACCGATGATGACGGCCGGGTCCGCGGCATTGGTAAAGAGGTCAGCCATGAAAGCCTGAAGCTCGTACGCCAGGTTCTGCTGCATCCGTTTGATACGGTTGAAACGCTCTTCCATGATTACCACCAGAAATGACCGCATAAGATGCCCAGGAAGAAGCCGAAGAGGATCTGCCACCAGTATTTGCCACCGAACTTAAAAAGCATCATCCCCAAGCCGAGGAAGATGATCATGAAGACGAGAGGCGATTTCTTCTGGTCGTCCCGGATAATCTCAGTCCACGGCCGGCCGCCCACCCGGCGCCACAGGCTTTCATAGAGCCTTCCCAGAAAATCGATCACTTCTTGCCTCCTTTCGGTTTCAGCCAGCCGCGGTCTTCCTGGGAAATGGTTGGGGTCAGCTTGTCGCAGTCAGGGCAGGCCTGGCAGATGTCGAGCACCAGGGGTTCGCCGCGGGCGAGGCGTTTTAAGTCCAGGCTGCCGGTTCCCGCCTTGAATGACAGCGGGTAGCCCCTGCGGCAATAAATGCGCTGCCCCAGCACCCGGGCATGGTTGCAGTCGTAGAGCGATCTCCTTTTTCTCATTTCACCCTCATCGAAGACTCTTCTTGTCCATCATCAATATCGATGCCCCTCTTATACCCGCCCAAACCGTCCGAACCGTCCGCACTGTCCGCCTCACGATTGAGCTTAGCTTTGGAGCTTGGCGGACGGTTTGTAGGGCTCTCGGCCAAACCGTCCGCCAAATCAGGGGATTTAGCTTCAGCCGGCGGACGGTTTGAAAAACCGTCTTCAAAACCGTCCGCCGAATTTGTATCTGAAGCGGACGGTTCGGACGGAGCGGACGGTTTTTCAGGGGATACGGGGATATCCTGTTTCATGCCGTACATCGAGGCGATCCTTTGAGCCCGCTCAGGCTCCCAGCGGATCAGCCTCTGGCGGCCTTTACCGACCCGATCCTTGGCAAAGCCGAGTCTCTTGGTCAGATGACCCACCCGCTCCGCCGTCAGCTCGGACGCCTCTTCATCGAGCCGGTTAGCCCGCGTGGCGATGCTCCTCGATGTTAGCTCGCCGCCCTCTCCAACGAGCTCGATCATGGCCGAAAGCACCCGTCCGGCATCGCTCTCCCGGCGCCTGGCATAGAGTGATTCCTGCAGCCGGTGAACGAAGCTGCCCAGCGCCTCGGCCATGGCGTGATCGCCGTTAAGCATGGCCTTCATGGGAATGAGTATCTCCTGAAGGCGCGGTTGAAGATTCGGTTCGAGCAGTTCGTTGCCGAAGGTCTTGCCCCTGAGGCGGCAAAGATTGTGAAGACGAAAGGTCAAGAGCTTTGAGCGCAGGATCCCGACCTCTTTGTCGAAAGATGCCGGAAGCACCCGGGGAATGTCGTCGCGGGAAAGCGGCATCATCTCGGAGGTGAGGCAGCGGCTCTCCAGAGCTTCGTCGGCAAAAGGAAATCTTGTCGACAAAAGTTTCGGGCCGAATACCTGGTAGCCCCGGGGAAACCATTTGCCGTTTTCCTTGTCGGCCCGTAAGACCGGCATGCCCGGCCGATAGCCGTTGTTTAGAAGTTTGACCATCTCCGCCCAGGCGGTCGAATCTTTGAAATCGGCCTCATCCAGGACAAGCGTCCCCCGGAACTGCTCCAGGATGCGAAAGATCGGCGACGGCGTGGTGGCCCCGGAGGCGAACATCGGCCGGAAACAAATGCTGCCGACCACCTGCAGAAAGCGCGTCTTGCCGGTGCCCCAGTCGCCGATCACCCGAAGATACGGAATCGACGGGGCGAACTCGTACACCCAGCTTAATAGGACATACAGAGAGGCAATCTCCTCGAAGTCGGATGGGAGCTCCAGGTAGTAATGAATGAACCTTTGGATTTCGCTGAAAAGTCGAGCCTGCGAATCGTATGGCGCGGCCGTTGGGGCAAAATGCACCACGTGGCCGACCAGCATGTCCTGGGTCGGCAGGTAAGTCACCTTCGGCGTCTCGTGTTGGTAAGCCTTTCTGACGGCGCCGTTCACCGAAACCATGAAGTATCGCTCATCCTCATCGACCACCATCTCGCCGACCGTGCCGTCGCGGAGGACGAAGCCGGAGACATAGTGCTCCTTGTCTTCTTCTTCCAGCTTAAACTCCCCGACGAGCTTTTCGGCATCGGCGAGGGAATGCTTGAGCAGGTAGTCGTCGATCCCAGTTTTTTGCTGGCCTTCCAGTTGGGGCAACTGGACGATGTGAAGGCTCGCATCCTTGCGCCGGAGGTGTTCGGCGATGTGCGACAATGCCTTTTTCACCGGCTCCTTTGTCGCGATGTCGGAATCGAAGGCCAGATATACCTGCCGGTCCTTCAGGGCGATGTGATCCCAGTCAGCCAGGAGCGTGACGCCGCCGAACTCGTTCTTGCCCTTGAAGCCCCAGACGCCGGTGACCGATATGGCGCAGGCACCGCGGCCAGCGAGGGCATCGGCTTTCTTTGAGCCTTCGGTGATCCAGAGGGGGACCTTGGGGTTGCCGAGGGCCTTCTGGCAGCGCGGCGGGCAGTCGAGCCGGTTTGACGAACCGGCCGGCAGTTCGTACTTCACCGCTTTGCCCTGATTATTGGTGCGAGGGTTATCGGACCTGAACTGGTAGCCGGCCGGCTGCCCATCGACGCCCCATAAGGGAATCAAAAGACCTGGCACGCGCTGCTGAGCCGGTGCAAAGCCGAACCTCCCCAGCTCGGCTTTGCACACGATGCTCCGGTATTTCCGCTCCCGGATGATGTCGAGGTCGAGGCCGGTTTCTTCCAGAAGATGCTTCAGGTGACTTTCCAGAAGCTCCGGCACGGCCTCGGAGAACACGCCTCCGCTAGCGGTCTTTTCGCCGCTCATGTCTTTCATGGCCATGATTGATTAGCAAGCGGCGTCGCGGTCGACAGCTTTCAGGAATCGGTTGAGGGCTTCGGCGCTGAATTTTGCCGGCGGGAGCGGCCAGTTGAAGTCCCGTATCTCGACATCGATGTTGCAGTGCTTGCTAAACCACTGCCTGAGCTGGTGTTCCCGGATGTCGAGCTGCCACACCTTGCTCTTGGCTTTGTCCCAGAGCCTGATGAGGTCGCGCTCGGTAACGCCGTCTTCGAGCCTGACGTTCTCTTTATTGATGTTGATCGTCTCTTCGGGAAAAAGATCGTCCGGCGCCGCGCTGTCGGGCGGCGGCAGGAGCAGCACCTCGCTCGGCGGTAGTTGAGCGAGCTTCTGGATCTCGGAGAGGGTAGAATGCGAGGTCAATAGCAGTACACGGACCGTTTTCTTCCTTCCCTCGACGTCGACCTCTTTCTCGATGAGCCTTAAAGAAAGAGGGATCATCGACAACCGGCCGCAGGCGCTCTTTATAAGGTCGAGGCTGTTGTTGACGTTGAGGATGGAATGATACGAGCCGGTGTCGAGTTGATAGACGCCGATGCCCGGGCAGTCGGGGATGAGGAACTGGAGGTTCATCACCCGCTTGCAGCGGCCGGTCTCGTAGTGGTGGCATGACTTCGGGCTGCAGGCGATTTCCCTTAGTTCGGTCTCGGCATCCTCGTGGGTGGCGATCTGGCCGGTTTTCAAGTTCACCCTGGCCACCGCCGTCTCGCCGTCGCCGCGGCAGATGAGGCCGCGATAGGCTGAGTAGCACCTGAGGTACTGACTCGCCCATTGGTTGGGGTTTTCGGTCGGCAGCATGACCGAAAGCTCGGTCGGGCATTGCCCAAAGACCTTCTTCACCTCGTCCGGGCAGACGAAGTAGTCGGTCGGGACTGGATAGGAGAAGCCTTCGCTAGACTCCTTCGTCAGCCCTAGCCTGATTTTGCCCAGCCTCGGCAACCTGATGACCCCGGTGATTCCCTTGATCGGCATTTCCTTCTCCCTCCGTGTTGATTTCTCTCGTTCTGGCTAAATCCCTCAGGTGAGCCCTTGCGATCATGCGGGCCCAGATGCGCAGGCCGTTCTCAAAGTCTTCCCTATCGGTTTCAATCGTCATCGCCAGCCCCGTTTTCCTGGATGGTGAACAGGTCGTCGAACGAGCTGCCTTTGAAGTAGTCGAGCAGTTGCTGGCGTACCGCGGCTGTCGGGGCCTGCTTGCCGCTCAGAATTCGGCATAGGTAACTCGACGTAATCCCGATCTTCTTGGCCAGGAGCTTGCGCGAGAGGTTGTGACGCAACATCGCTTTTTCCATGTAGGGCTTGTTCAGCACCACCTTGAACATGTGGTACTCCTGAAAGAATTTATGAGCACAATAGTAAAACATCAGCCAGGTCAGGTCAAGGGCTGGATGTCACTTTCATCTCAAAACAAATGTAAAATAAATGTCAGAAACATGTTGCAACTGTTACCGGAATGTGCTAAGATTGTGAACAAGGAGGGTCTATGCCAGATTTCGGCGGATATATCAGACAGTTGCGCCAGAAGCAGCGGTTATCACTTCGGGACGTCGCCCAGAAGACCGGCATCTCTTACTCGTACCTCGCCCAGATCGAGCAAGGCCGGAGAAACCCGCCCGGGCCTGATTTCATGAAGCGCCTGGCGCCGGTCTACCAGGTGACCCTGAGAGACCTTCTCAAGGCCGCCGGTTATCTTGAAGAGGCCGACGCCAGTCTCAGCGACGAACAGGAAGTGGAGATGGCCTTTAACTATGTCATGAACGACCCGCGATACCAGTCCGGCACCCGCATGACCGGGGAGTTGACGACGGACGTAAAGCGTTTCATCGTCGAAATGTACGAGAAGGCCACCGGGAAGAAACTGCTGCCAGGGCGCAGCGCGTGAGAAGCCTCAATGACCTTGAAGGTTTCTGCGACTACCTGGTCAAGATGTATGGTAGTCCCAGGGCGTCGACCGAGGAACAAAAGGCGGCGGAGTTCAGGAAACTCTATTTAAAAGATCTACCGACGAATGTGAGGGCGCTGAGAGCGGTTGCAGGATGTTTCGGTATCTGTCTCAAAGAATTGGAAAAAATGCCGCGCAATGTGAGGGGCTATCACGAAATATGCGACGGCCGGAAATACATCTATTATCGCGCAAAGGATTCGGCCAGCGGCATCGAGAATACCATCCTTCATGAGCTCAGAGAGATGATGGAGACAGTATTT
This window contains:
- a CDS encoding ATP-binding protein, with the translated sequence MTAFTFHDVPKTDLAMAKIEITVPGIKKALSDYNYCKALAEFIWNGFDAKATSVDLSFVCNEIGNIASLSIKDNGYGIPYDRLPSKFVPFYESEKLASTMQAQLTSAVHGKNGVGRLTFFHFAFKATWDTVYQSEGHNYQYRIETNANKLNHYDSTPPKEVEDLPGTTVTFDGIKNITAYNFETDIKEFLKREFGWFLELNQSKCYCLSINGKALDYSSIIGDKGVFCQTYQSTGLVFEIKYIQWNTRINDEFSRYYFIDSKENEVFKETTTLNNKSDHYYHSVFVKSELFDNFIINTDETIPQNQLFGHSKKDDEYKYIKTEIDKLLRKKRKPFLSEYADKLVIDLESEQVFPKCNSDNLWERARRDELKNVVKGIFQIEPKIFSNLNQEQKKTMFGLLDLIIDADEKDKLFQILEGIVSLDSDERKDFADLLKATRLSSIISTIRLIEDRYRTIEDLKQLVFNPALHANEKDHIQAVVEKHYWLFGEQYHLVAAAETKFEEALRRYIYYLRGEKKPVQIDHVDKNREMDIFAVRQDYQHDIINNIVVELKHPSIKLGKKELDQVDTYLNVIINEPMFNGSNMHWEFYLIGNCFDGSGHIERQFENAQSHGEKSLVFKNNRYRIYVKKWSEIFTEFDLHHRFISEKLELERDKLVTNNDEANAIVKRQKRSSSVQPPVVCIPKA
- a CDS encoding ATP-binding protein, with translation MKDDNTLELLSEIARFEDSVDMDKDYRIGWGWRQVRIWPATLSRLFKDGYLENVFRSNSHTGYRLSEMGRSLLSAENAPPQTRQEPKPAETDSLFGDIIGHDGVKELLRASLLAEKPVHVLLTGPPALAKTLFLWDIERAGGEKAIWLVGSATSKAGLWDLVAEREPGILLIDEIDKMNSADTAALLTMMEGGRLVRAKRGRELNLSNPIRVIAASNRSEKLSPELRSRFAIRQLFPYGRAEYLTVVQGVLVRCEGLSAELAVEIAGRLDGLTQNVRDAIRVARLAPQLGVEKAIKLLLEGGTK
- a CDS encoding J domain-containing protein, which encodes MRSFLVVIMEERFNRIKRMQQNLAYELQAFMADLFTNAADPAVIIGFAQRLGMDISAAERVVPPPQPAFDPYRILGCDRSMPQEQVRRRYLDLLRKLHPDTAGIKGTEYLTQMVTEAFKKISAERRW
- a CDS encoding DUF3854 domain-containing protein translates to MAMKDMSGEKTASGGVFSEAVPELLESHLKHLLEETGLDLDIIRERKYRSIVCKAELGRFGFAPAQQRVPGLLIPLWGVDGQPAGYQFRSDNPRTNNQGKAVKYELPAGSSNRLDCPPRCQKALGNPKVPLWITEGSKKADALAGRGACAISVTGVWGFKGKNEFGGVTLLADWDHIALKDRQVYLAFDSDIATKEPVKKALSHIAEHLRRKDASLHIVQLPQLEGQQKTGIDDYLLKHSLADAEKLVGEFKLEEEDKEHYVSGFVLRDGTVGEMVVDEDERYFMVSVNGAVRKAYQHETPKVTYLPTQDMLVGHVVHFAPTAAPYDSQARLFSEIQRFIHYYLELPSDFEEIASLYVLLSWVYEFAPSIPYLRVIGDWGTGKTRFLQVVGSICFRPMFASGATTPSPIFRILEQFRGTLVLDEADFKDSTAWAEMVKLLNNGYRPGMPVLRADKENGKWFPRGYQVFGPKLLSTRFPFADEALESRCLTSEMMPLSRDDIPRVLPASFDKEVGILRSKLLTFRLHNLCRLRGKTFGNELLEPNLQPRLQEILIPMKAMLNGDHAMAEALGSFVHRLQESLYARRRESDAGRVLSAMIELVGEGGELTSRSIATRANRLDEEASELTAERVGHLTKRLGFAKDRVGKGRQRLIRWEPERAQRIASMYGMKQDIPVSPEKPSAPSEPSASDTNSADGFEDGFSNRPPAEAKSPDLADGLAESPTNRPPSSKAKLNREADSADGSDGLGGYKRGIDIDDGQEESSMRVK
- a CDS encoding helix-turn-helix domain-containing protein; the protein is MFKVVLNKPYMEKAMLRHNLSRKLLAKKIGITSSYLCRILSGKQAPTAAVRQQLLDYFKGSSFDDLFTIQENGAGDDD
- a CDS encoding helix-turn-helix domain-containing protein is translated as MPDFGGYIRQLRQKQRLSLRDVAQKTGISYSYLAQIEQGRRNPPGPDFMKRLAPVYQVTLRDLLKAAGYLEEADASLSDEQEVEMAFNYVMNDPRYQSGTRMTGELTTDVKRFIVEMYEKATGKKLLPGRSA